From Pseudoalteromonas rubra, one genomic window encodes:
- a CDS encoding acyloxyacyl hydrolase has product MIRAIVFLLSLLIVVTVPAHAKQHGYAIHYIHGEGSVDGIKLAYQYHPELDLPPAWRHFDVHFESSINFWRYGEDNHHDGNFVLAVSPMIRYPFTTFNGHPVAIEFGIGVALLDDTQFAGKDVSTHYQFEDRVGLVYQMGDANVAIRYMHYSNAGFKSPNPGLDFLSLSYSAYF; this is encoded by the coding sequence ATGATCAGAGCAATCGTATTCCTGCTGTCACTGCTTATTGTTGTTACTGTACCTGCACACGCGAAGCAACATGGCTATGCCATCCATTACATTCATGGTGAAGGTAGTGTCGATGGGATTAAATTAGCGTACCAATATCATCCTGAACTGGACTTACCGCCAGCCTGGCGCCACTTTGATGTTCACTTCGAAAGCAGTATCAACTTCTGGCGTTATGGGGAAGATAACCATCACGACGGTAACTTTGTCCTGGCCGTTTCTCCCATGATCCGCTACCCATTTACCACCTTTAACGGGCATCCGGTAGCCATAGAGTTTGGCATTGGCGTCGCCTTACTGGATGATACTCAGTTTGCCGGTAAGGACGTCAGTACCCATTACCAGTTTGAAGACAGAGTAGGACTGGTGTATCAGATGGGCGATGCCAATGTTGCGATCCGCTATATGCATTACTCCAATGCCGGCTTTAAAAGCCCCAA